In a genomic window of Brucella anthropi ATCC 49188:
- a CDS encoding D-TA family PLP-dependent enzyme, producing MTRPKTVHEVDTPAILIDIDRVKANIAKAQAHADAVGVKLRPHIKTHKLPLFAKMQVEAGATGITCQKLGEAEVMADAGLTNIFLPYNILGQEKLDRLHTLHQRITLSVTVDNRTSLAGLAARFTDEKHPLKVLVECDTGMGRCGVQTPAEALELARIIDQSAGLRFGGLMTYPAAGKPDEAEQWLYSARELLEANSLPCETISSGGTPDMWRKPSDSVVTEYRPGTYIYFDRYQVEKAAATVDDCALTVLSTVVSHPTSERAIIDAGSKALSSDTLGLSDFGEVMGRPDARVIGLSEEHGKLVGDVAGLKVGERLRIIPDHVCVVSNLFDEVHLVSGEDVVDILPVAARGKLR from the coding sequence ATGACCAGACCGAAAACCGTTCACGAGGTGGATACACCTGCGATCCTCATCGATATTGATCGCGTGAAGGCGAATATCGCCAAGGCGCAGGCCCATGCGGATGCGGTGGGGGTTAAACTGCGTCCGCATATCAAGACGCATAAGCTGCCGCTCTTTGCCAAAATGCAGGTGGAAGCGGGCGCGACCGGGATCACCTGCCAGAAGCTAGGCGAGGCAGAAGTCATGGCCGATGCCGGGCTGACGAATATTTTCCTGCCCTACAATATTCTGGGACAGGAAAAGCTTGATCGCCTTCATACGCTGCATCAACGCATCACCCTGTCTGTAACGGTCGATAATCGAACCTCCCTTGCAGGACTGGCGGCGCGTTTCACCGATGAAAAGCATCCGTTGAAAGTGCTTGTCGAATGCGACACGGGTATGGGGCGCTGTGGCGTGCAGACGCCAGCCGAAGCCCTGGAGCTGGCACGCATTATAGACCAGAGCGCAGGACTGCGTTTCGGTGGTCTGATGACCTATCCCGCAGCGGGCAAGCCGGACGAGGCTGAACAATGGCTTTATTCGGCACGTGAGTTGCTGGAGGCGAATAGCCTTCCCTGCGAGACGATTTCAAGCGGCGGCACGCCCGATATGTGGCGCAAACCCAGCGACAGCGTCGTCACCGAATATCGCCCCGGTACCTATATCTATTTCGACCGTTATCAGGTCGAAAAGGCCGCGGCGACAGTGGATGACTGCGCCTTGACGGTGCTTTCAACGGTCGTCAGCCATCCAACATCAGAACGAGCGATCATTGATGCCGGGTCCAAGGCACTATCCAGCGATACGCTGGGACTGAGCGACTTTGGTGAAGTGATGGGCCGTCCCGATGCCCGTGTGATCGGCCTGAGTGAGGAGCACGGCAAGCTGGTTGGTGATGTCGCGGGTCTGAAGGTTGGTGAGCGGCTCCGAATTATTCCCGACCACGTCTGCGTTGTTTCCAATCTCTTTGATGAAGTTCATCTTGTTTCGGGCGAGGATGTCGTCGATATCCTGCCGGTCGCCGCACGTGGGAAATTAAGATAA
- a CDS encoding MurR/RpiR family transcriptional regulator yields the protein MSKVADIITRLHVVAQDGSKSDRRLAALVLADPDYASKAAISEIAARAGVSEPTVTRFCRALGCDGVRDFKFFLAQALAIGGQYLTAEIPARDVRESRIATAVTDAAVAAIQRASDGLDMGVLMKVAERLAAGGPVLCLGSGGISSMLATEMQNRLFRLGIPVSAQVDGQLQRMYAAVTTHETTVIAFSVSGFARSVVEAVLVARQYGAQTVAITPAGSDLAKAADVLIPYQANEDGNIYKPTSSRFALLAILDMIATATAEARGPKVLESLRRIKHSLNTLTIDDPRLPLGD from the coding sequence ATGAGCAAGGTTGCCGACATCATCACGCGGCTGCATGTCGTGGCGCAGGACGGATCGAAATCCGACCGGAGGCTGGCTGCGCTCGTGCTGGCCGATCCCGATTATGCTTCCAAGGCGGCAATCTCGGAAATTGCGGCCAGAGCAGGTGTCAGCGAACCCACGGTGACACGTTTTTGCCGGGCACTTGGCTGTGACGGGGTTCGCGACTTCAAGTTCTTTCTGGCGCAGGCCTTGGCCATCGGCGGGCAGTATCTGACGGCTGAAATTCCCGCGCGGGATGTGCGTGAAAGCCGCATAGCGACGGCTGTGACTGATGCGGCAGTTGCCGCTATTCAGCGTGCCAGCGACGGGCTCGACATGGGCGTCTTGATGAAAGTGGCCGAACGGCTTGCCGCCGGTGGCCCTGTGCTATGTCTCGGGTCTGGCGGCATCTCGTCCATGCTGGCAACAGAAATGCAGAACCGCTTGTTCCGGCTGGGTATTCCTGTCAGCGCGCAGGTTGATGGGCAATTACAGCGCATGTATGCCGCCGTCACCACGCATGAAACAACGGTAATCGCTTTCTCCGTCTCCGGCTTTGCGCGTTCGGTGGTGGAGGCCGTGCTGGTTGCGCGGCAATATGGAGCGCAGACAGTCGCGATCACGCCTGCCGGTTCCGATCTCGCCAAGGCGGCGGATGTGCTCATTCCATATCAGGCGAATGAAGACGGCAATATCTACAAGCCGACATCGTCACGCTTCGCGCTGCTGGCCATTCTCGACATGATCGCCACGGCGACAGCAGAAGCGCGTGGCCCGAAGGTGCTGGAAAGCCTGCGCCGCATCAAGCATAGCCTCAATACGCTCACCATAGACGATCCGCGCTTGCCGCTTGGAGACTGA
- a CDS encoding ABC transporter ATP-binding protein, translating into MKEVSLRGITKTFGQLTVLDHVDLDIQSGEFLVLVGPSGCGKSTLLRMVAGLEPISGGDLLIGGERANELPPQKRNIAMVFQSYALFPHMTARENIGFGPRIRGEKSEETAAKVDRAASILNLHSYLDRYPRQLSGGQRQRVAMGRAIVREPSVFLFDEPLSNLDAQLRVQMRTEIKALHQRLKSTVIYVTHDQIEAMTMADRIVVMNQGRIQQIGAPLDLYDRPANKFVASFIGSPSMSFIPGTVSDGVFRTEEGEEIAVGAGSSETRQVEAGIRPENFTVAPDGKGLKLTVEVIEPTGPETHIYGRIAGQPIRAVFRERIHLAPGEQVPVTAKSEHIHLFDKDSGLPL; encoded by the coding sequence ATGAAAGAGGTTTCTCTGCGCGGCATCACCAAGACTTTCGGACAATTAACGGTCCTCGACCATGTCGACCTCGATATTCAAAGTGGAGAGTTTCTCGTACTGGTTGGCCCTTCCGGCTGCGGAAAATCCACGCTTTTGCGGATGGTGGCCGGGCTTGAACCCATTTCCGGCGGTGACCTTCTGATTGGTGGGGAACGGGCTAACGAGTTGCCACCGCAAAAGCGCAATATTGCGATGGTGTTTCAATCCTATGCGCTGTTTCCGCATATGACGGCGCGTGAAAACATCGGCTTTGGTCCGCGCATTCGCGGCGAAAAGTCAGAAGAAACGGCCGCGAAGGTGGACAGGGCGGCGTCCATCCTCAATCTCCATTCCTATCTTGATCGCTACCCACGCCAGCTTTCAGGCGGGCAGCGCCAGCGCGTCGCCATGGGGCGCGCCATTGTTCGCGAACCATCGGTATTTCTGTTTGATGAGCCGCTTTCCAATCTGGATGCGCAATTGCGCGTACAGATGCGTACGGAAATCAAGGCGCTACATCAGCGGCTGAAGTCGACGGTGATCTATGTCACCCATGACCAGATTGAGGCCATGACCATGGCCGACCGGATCGTGGTTATGAATCAGGGCAGGATTCAACAGATCGGTGCGCCGCTGGATCTTTACGATCGTCCCGCCAACAAGTTTGTTGCGAGCTTTATCGGTTCGCCGTCGATGAGTTTCATTCCGGGAACTGTGTCAGACGGAGTATTCCGTACCGAAGAGGGCGAGGAAATCGCTGTTGGCGCGGGATCATCCGAAACCCGGCAGGTGGAAGCAGGCATTCGACCGGAAAATTTTACGGTCGCGCCGGATGGCAAAGGGCTGAAACTCACCGTCGAGGTGATCGAGCCGACTGGTCCCGAAACGCATATTTATGGCCGGATCGCAGGACAGCCTATACGAGCTGTGTTTCGCGAGCGCATACATCTTGCGCCCGGCGAGCAAGTGCCTGTAACTGCGAAGAGCGAACACATACATCTTTTCGACAAGGATAGCGGTCTCCCGCTTTGA
- a CDS encoding SDR family oxidoreductase encodes MEQAGEFTGKSVLVTGAGGGVGSALVKLFSERGARVIGCDTTLEAMTGDDFHARHAFDLLDRDGLELAAKRIIAESGLPDIVINNAGWTRAETFDGLDQGNIDAEIDLNLTAVAGFSNVMAQAMAARGHGVFVFISSVNGLLHFGNPAYAAAKAGINAFARGIAVEFGRKGVRANVVCPGSIRTPAWDHRIAQDASVLERLQRFYPLGRIVDTREVAETVAFLASDRASGITGAILPVDAGLTAGCRPFIEDILGGN; translated from the coding sequence GTGGAGCAAGCAGGCGAATTTACCGGAAAGTCGGTACTGGTTACCGGAGCCGGTGGCGGTGTTGGAAGCGCGCTGGTCAAGCTGTTCTCTGAACGCGGCGCCCGCGTGATCGGTTGCGATACGACACTGGAGGCAATGACCGGCGATGATTTTCATGCGCGTCATGCCTTTGATCTGCTTGACCGCGACGGGCTGGAGCTGGCTGCAAAGCGGATAATAGCGGAATCGGGCTTGCCCGATATTGTCATCAACAATGCGGGCTGGACCCGTGCCGAGACCTTCGATGGGCTGGATCAGGGCAACATCGACGCTGAGATAGACCTCAACCTGACTGCGGTTGCCGGATTTTCAAATGTCATGGCGCAGGCCATGGCGGCACGCGGACACGGCGTTTTCGTCTTCATTTCCTCGGTCAACGGTCTCCTGCATTTCGGAAACCCGGCTTATGCGGCTGCCAAAGCCGGAATCAATGCCTTTGCGCGTGGTATTGCGGTTGAGTTCGGAAGGAAGGGCGTGCGTGCCAACGTCGTCTGTCCGGGGTCGATAAGAACACCCGCATGGGATCATCGTATCGCGCAGGATGCGAGCGTGCTGGAGCGCCTACAGCGGTTTTATCCGCTGGGGCGCATCGTTGATACCCGCGAGGTGGCAGAAACGGTGGCATTTCTGGCCTCTGACCGCGCATCGGGGATTACCGGCGCGATCCTTCCGGTCGATGCCGGGCTGACTGCGGGCTGCCGTCCTTTCATCGAAGATATTCTCGGAGGGAACTGA
- a CDS encoding ABC transporter substrate-binding protein, with the protein MSINKWKAGLLAGLSVLALSSVANAGEVRMTVAEYSSKTGPYFEEVKKAFEAANPGITLNFEVVPWDVLLQKLTTDISAGTNADLSIIGTRWLIDFVQQGIAEPLDGYMNDEFKGRFIETFLSPSILEGKTYGLPIAASARAMYYNKDLLAKAGVENPPATWDELRAAATKIKALGGENYGFGLQGKEIETDVYYYYGMWSYGTEILNKDGTSGLSTPGALEAAKLYKSLIDDGLTQPGVTSYAREDVQNLFKQGKVGMMITAPFLSNQIKEEAPNLKYGVAAIPAGPTGARGTYGVTDSVIMFQNSKNKEEAWKVLDFLFQTEWRAKFTQGEGFLPVNKEEAKMDYYVNNADLAAFTALLPDARFAPIIPGWEEIADITSNAMQSIYLGKGEPDVVLKDAAAKADAILKK; encoded by the coding sequence ATGTCTATCAATAAATGGAAGGCCGGCCTGCTGGCCGGATTGAGCGTTCTGGCGCTGTCATCGGTTGCGAATGCAGGCGAAGTGCGCATGACCGTCGCGGAGTACAGCTCCAAGACCGGCCCCTACTTCGAAGAGGTCAAGAAGGCATTTGAAGCTGCCAATCCCGGCATCACGCTCAACTTTGAAGTGGTTCCATGGGATGTACTTCTGCAGAAACTGACTACCGATATTTCAGCAGGCACCAATGCGGACCTTTCGATCATCGGCACACGCTGGTTGATCGATTTCGTGCAACAGGGCATCGCCGAACCGCTCGACGGTTACATGAACGACGAGTTCAAGGGCCGGTTCATCGAGACTTTCCTGTCTCCATCCATCCTTGAGGGCAAGACCTACGGTCTGCCGATCGCAGCCTCTGCCCGCGCCATGTATTACAACAAGGATCTGCTGGCCAAGGCAGGCGTCGAAAACCCGCCCGCAACCTGGGACGAGCTGAGAGCCGCCGCCACGAAAATCAAAGCGCTCGGCGGAGAGAATTACGGTTTCGGCCTACAGGGCAAGGAAATCGAGACCGACGTTTATTACTATTACGGCATGTGGTCCTATGGGACAGAAATTCTCAACAAGGACGGCACGTCGGGCCTCAGCACACCGGGCGCACTTGAAGCCGCGAAGCTTTACAAGTCGCTGATCGACGATGGCCTGACCCAGCCCGGCGTCACTTCCTATGCCCGTGAAGACGTTCAGAACCTCTTCAAGCAGGGCAAGGTCGGCATGATGATTACCGCGCCTTTCCTTTCCAACCAGATCAAGGAAGAAGCCCCGAACCTCAAATATGGCGTTGCAGCCATTCCTGCCGGACCGACAGGCGCGCGTGGCACCTATGGCGTGACCGATTCCGTCATCATGTTCCAGAACTCCAAGAACAAGGAGGAAGCCTGGAAGGTGCTCGACTTCCTGTTCCAGACTGAATGGCGCGCCAAGTTCACGCAGGGTGAAGGTTTCCTTCCGGTCAACAAGGAAGAAGCGAAGATGGATTATTACGTCAATAATGCCGATCTTGCCGCCTTCACCGCGCTTCTGCCGGATGCCCGCTTTGCGCCGATCATTCCGGGCTGGGAAGAAATTGCCGACATCACGTCCAACGCCATGCAGAGCATCTATCTCGGCAAGGGCGAACCTGATGTCGTGCTGAAGGACGCCGCCGCCAAGGCGGACGCAATCCTGAAGAAGTAA
- a CDS encoding carbohydrate ABC transporter permease → MQSRTLPYLLILPSLLLAAVVIFWPVVHLVEIASHDVNRFGQLRDFNDGANFTALFATPDFLNALWRTALWTVAVVGGALIVSIPVAIILNMDFYGRSVARVIVMLPWAVSLTMTAIVWRWALNGESGMLNSALRNLGIIDSNIQWLASAATAFPMQILVGILVTVPFTTTIFLGGLSSIPEDLYEASSLEGASLWQQFREITFPLLKPFVNIAIVLNTIYVFNSFPIIWVMTQGGPANSTDILVTHLYKLAFRLGKLGEASAVSLIMLAILLVFTAIYIRLAMRGERA, encoded by the coding sequence ATGCAAAGCCGCACCCTGCCCTATCTCCTGATTCTGCCGAGCCTGCTTCTGGCTGCGGTGGTGATCTTCTGGCCCGTGGTGCATCTCGTTGAAATTGCCAGTCATGACGTAAACCGCTTCGGGCAGCTACGCGATTTCAACGACGGCGCAAATTTCACTGCGCTATTCGCAACGCCCGATTTTCTGAATGCACTCTGGCGCACCGCACTCTGGACCGTCGCCGTGGTTGGCGGGGCACTTATCGTCTCCATTCCGGTCGCCATCATCCTCAACATGGATTTCTATGGCCGTTCGGTAGCGCGGGTCATCGTCATGCTGCCGTGGGCAGTTTCGCTCACCATGACAGCCATTGTCTGGCGCTGGGCGCTCAATGGCGAAAGCGGAATGCTCAATTCCGCACTGCGCAATCTCGGTATCATCGACAGCAATATTCAATGGCTAGCGAGCGCGGCCACCGCCTTTCCCATGCAGATACTGGTCGGCATTCTGGTCACCGTGCCGTTCACGACCACGATCTTCCTCGGCGGACTGTCATCCATTCCGGAGGATCTTTATGAAGCGTCGTCTCTCGAAGGCGCCAGCCTGTGGCAGCAGTTTCGCGAAATCACGTTTCCGCTGCTCAAGCCCTTCGTCAACATCGCCATCGTGCTCAATACGATCTATGTCTTCAATTCATTCCCGATCATCTGGGTCATGACGCAGGGTGGACCGGCAAACTCCACCGATATTCTGGTAACGCATCTCTACAAGCTCGCTTTCCGCCTCGGAAAGCTGGGAGAAGCCTCCGCCGTATCGCTTATCATGCTGGCAATACTCCTCGTCTTCACGGCGATCTATATCCGCCTCGCAATGCGGGGAGAACGCGCATGA
- a CDS encoding carbohydrate ABC transporter permease produces the protein MTGSKLKRTIIAWAVLSPLIVLTLFPFAVMFFTAVKPPQEVLSPTWWPSSFRWQNFSEMWVQTKFGQALLNSLYVSVIASVGAIIVSIPAAYAMSRFRFAGHGAFRQFLLISQMISPIVLVLGLFRLLAAYGLIESVSAVGAVYMAFNIAFTVWMLQSYFDTIPRDLEEASWMEGAGRGKTLIKVFLPLCLPAIAVTAIFTFINAWNEFVVALTMLRRQESYTLPIQVFSLVAGRYTVEWHYVMAATFLATLPVAILFIWLQRYLIKGLALGAVK, from the coding sequence ATGACGGGCTCGAAGCTGAAACGCACAATCATTGCCTGGGCCGTTCTGTCGCCGCTTATCGTGCTGACACTGTTTCCCTTTGCAGTGATGTTTTTCACCGCCGTCAAGCCTCCACAGGAGGTCCTGTCTCCAACATGGTGGCCAAGCAGCTTCCGCTGGCAGAATTTTTCGGAAATGTGGGTTCAGACCAAATTCGGGCAAGCGCTTCTGAACTCGCTTTACGTTTCGGTCATTGCTTCCGTCGGCGCCATCATTGTTTCCATTCCTGCCGCCTATGCCATGTCGCGCTTCCGCTTTGCAGGCCACGGTGCATTCCGGCAATTCCTGCTGATTTCGCAGATGATCTCGCCCATCGTTCTGGTGCTGGGCCTTTTCCGGCTGCTCGCCGCCTATGGATTGATTGAAAGTGTCTCCGCGGTCGGCGCGGTCTATATGGCCTTCAACATCGCCTTCACCGTGTGGATGCTGCAAAGCTATTTCGACACCATACCGCGCGATCTGGAAGAAGCTTCGTGGATGGAAGGCGCCGGGCGCGGCAAGACACTGATAAAAGTGTTTCTGCCGCTCTGCCTGCCCGCCATTGCCGTCACGGCAATCTTCACCTTCATCAATGCATGGAACGAATTCGTCGTCGCATTGACCATGCTGCGCAGACAGGAAAGCTACACCCTGCCCATTCAGGTCTTCTCGCTCGTCGCGGGGCGCTACACGGTCGAATGGCACTACGTCATGGCAGCCACCTTTCTTGCAACACTGCCGGTCGCCATCCTTTTCATCTGGCTCCAGCGCTATCTCATCAAGGGACTGGCCCTTGGAGCAGTCAAATAA
- a CDS encoding RidA family protein: MSRKQVFGASHVPLSPAVRAGDTVYISGQVPVGPNGQIVEGGIEAQTKQVLENVKAALALAGATMEDVVKTTIWLEDARDFGRMNAVYGTYFPKEPPARTTVESRLMIDIKIEVEAIAYAPQK; the protein is encoded by the coding sequence ATGTCCAGAAAACAGGTCTTCGGCGCATCACATGTGCCACTTTCCCCCGCCGTTCGCGCAGGTGACACAGTCTATATTTCGGGTCAGGTACCGGTCGGACCAAACGGCCAAATTGTTGAAGGCGGCATCGAAGCCCAGACAAAACAGGTCCTCGAAAACGTCAAGGCCGCACTTGCGCTTGCAGGCGCCACAATGGAAGACGTGGTCAAAACCACCATATGGCTGGAAGATGCTCGGGATTTCGGGCGGATGAATGCCGTTTACGGCACCTATTTTCCAAAAGAGCCTCCCGCGCGCACCACGGTTGAATCCCGCCTGATGATCGACATCAAGATCGAAGTCGAAGCCATCGCCTACGCACCACAAAAATAA
- a CDS encoding M81 family metallopeptidase: MRIFTASLATETNTFSPVPTDRASFEMAFYAAPGMHPETPTLCSSPIVALRKRAAAEGLTVIEGTATWAEPGGLLQRQAFEELRDEILDQLKAAMPVDAVVLGLHGAMVAQGYDDCEGDLLERVRAIVGPDILVASEFDPHSHLTPKRVENLNIFASFLEFPHTDFYERGEHVVDLALDALKGHIKPVISTFDCHMISVFPTSKEPMRSFVDRIKAMHGKDGILSISVIHGFMAADVPEMGTRILVVTDNNPAKGAALAEKLGRELIAMREQTLMTMFDTDQGIDRALAAHAANPAKPAVIADVWDNPGGGVAGDGTYVLRRLIERGIDNIGIATIWDPIAVTFCHAAGEGAVIDLRFGGKSGPLGGEPIDARVTVMKTLAEGWQSFGPSRVTLGASAVVRLEGTEIDIILNTNRTQTFEPDIFSNIGIDPMKKDMLVVKSTNHFHAGFVPIAAEIIYVAAPSSYPSNPRTTNYRKLSRAIWPRVENPW; this comes from the coding sequence ATGCGCATTTTCACCGCATCGCTTGCGACAGAAACCAACACGTTCTCGCCGGTTCCAACCGACAGGGCCTCGTTCGAGATGGCTTTTTATGCCGCGCCGGGCATGCATCCGGAAACGCCGACGCTTTGCTCTTCGCCCATTGTCGCATTGCGCAAGCGTGCGGCAGCGGAAGGGCTGACCGTCATCGAAGGCACTGCCACCTGGGCGGAACCGGGCGGATTGTTGCAGCGGCAGGCGTTCGAGGAATTGCGCGATGAAATCCTTGACCAACTGAAAGCCGCAATGCCCGTTGATGCAGTCGTGCTCGGCCTGCATGGCGCCATGGTCGCTCAAGGTTACGACGATTGCGAGGGTGATCTTCTGGAACGCGTGCGCGCCATTGTCGGGCCGGATATTCTGGTTGCCAGCGAATTCGATCCGCATAGCCATCTGACGCCGAAGCGTGTCGAAAACCTCAATATTTTCGCGTCGTTCCTCGAATTTCCTCACACGGATTTTTATGAGCGCGGCGAGCATGTGGTCGATCTCGCGCTGGACGCCCTGAAGGGTCACATCAAGCCGGTCATATCCACTTTCGACTGCCATATGATCAGTGTGTTTCCCACAAGCAAGGAGCCGATGCGCTCCTTCGTCGACCGCATCAAGGCGATGCACGGCAAGGACGGGATTCTGTCGATCTCCGTCATTCATGGCTTCATGGCTGCCGATGTGCCGGAAATGGGGACCCGTATTCTCGTCGTCACAGACAACAATCCGGCCAAGGGGGCAGCACTTGCCGAAAAACTCGGGCGTGAATTGATTGCGATGCGCGAGCAGACATTGATGACCATGTTCGACACCGATCAGGGCATCGACCGGGCGCTGGCTGCCCATGCAGCCAATCCCGCCAAACCTGCGGTGATCGCCGATGTATGGGACAATCCCGGCGGCGGGGTTGCAGGCGACGGAACCTATGTCCTTCGCCGCCTGATCGAACGCGGCATCGACAATATAGGCATTGCTACGATCTGGGACCCCATTGCAGTGACCTTCTGTCATGCGGCAGGCGAAGGCGCAGTGATCGACCTGCGTTTCGGCGGCAAGTCCGGTCCGCTTGGTGGCGAACCCATCGATGCCCGCGTGACGGTCATGAAAACCCTTGCCGAAGGCTGGCAGAGTTTTGGCCCAAGCCGCGTGACGCTGGGGGCCTCGGCAGTCGTGCGACTTGAAGGCACCGAGATCGATATCATTCTCAACACCAACCGGACGCAGACATTCGAGCCGGATATCTTCTCGAATATCGGCATCGATCCGATGAAGAAGGATATGCTGGTGGTGAAATCGACCAATCATTTTCATGCGGGCTTCGTGCCGATTGCTGCCGAGATCATCTATGTCGCGGCGCCCAGCTCTTATCCGAGCAATCCTCGCACGACCAATTACCGCAAGCTCAGCCGTGCCATCTGGCCGCGTGTCGAAAACCCGTGGTGA
- a CDS encoding TRAP transporter large permease translates to MNLTTIVLIMLALIALNMRLYVAILIAVFTYFTFFNQMPIAIAVQRFISPAQNTSLLAIPFFIMLGTVMSHTGIAERLIKVAEILVGRMRGGMALTNIMVSTLMGGVSASNLADSAMLTRMMVPEMVKRGYDKAFSCAVTAAGSLITPIIPPGIALIIYGLIADVSIGKMFMAGVLPGILGAVILMIAAYATSVKRGYKPSREKRMSGAEVASTLASAWPAVLLLFAIIGGIRLNIFTPTEAGAVAVTLVLIIGFVIYREMRISHVVDSLIETAKSTASVMLVIMASSALAWVFSLEQAGQSLMQLISSFTSNPYAFLLAVNVILLILGALIEGTALMIVLVPLLMPTVKALGIDPVHFGIIVIINLSIGTLTPPVGTVMLMVCNIAKVRVGDFTRQAFSMYMALFILLALVTYVPIISTYLAH, encoded by the coding sequence ATGAACCTGACAACCATCGTTCTCATCATGCTGGCGCTGATCGCGCTCAATATGCGCCTCTATGTGGCCATTTTGATTGCGGTCTTCACCTATTTCACCTTTTTCAACCAGATGCCGATAGCGATTGCCGTGCAGCGCTTCATCAGCCCGGCACAGAACACGTCGCTGCTTGCCATTCCGTTCTTCATCATGCTTGGTACGGTGATGTCGCATACCGGCATTGCAGAACGTCTGATCAAGGTCGCGGAAATTCTGGTCGGTCGTATGCGCGGCGGCATGGCACTCACCAACATCATGGTTTCCACCCTGATGGGTGGCGTCAGCGCTTCCAATCTGGCTGACAGCGCCATGCTCACCCGCATGATGGTGCCGGAAATGGTCAAGCGTGGCTATGACAAAGCGTTCTCCTGCGCGGTGACGGCTGCTGGCTCGCTGATTACGCCGATCATTCCTCCCGGCATTGCGCTCATCATCTATGGTCTGATTGCGGATGTTTCCATTGGCAAGATGTTCATGGCAGGTGTGCTGCCGGGCATTCTGGGCGCCGTTATCCTGATGATCGCGGCCTATGCGACATCGGTAAAGCGCGGCTACAAGCCAAGCCGTGAAAAGCGGATGAGCGGCGCCGAAGTTGCCTCGACGCTTGCTTCGGCATGGCCTGCGGTGCTGCTGCTGTTCGCGATCATTGGCGGCATCCGCTTGAACATCTTCACCCCGACAGAAGCCGGTGCAGTTGCCGTTACGCTGGTTCTGATTATCGGCTTCGTGATCTATCGCGAAATGCGCATCTCGCATGTGGTGGATTCGCTGATCGAAACAGCGAAATCGACCGCGTCCGTCATGCTGGTCATCATGGCATCATCGGCGCTCGCATGGGTGTTTTCGCTTGAACAGGCCGGCCAGTCGCTGATGCAGCTGATCTCGTCCTTCACCAGCAATCCTTATGCGTTCCTGCTGGCAGTCAACGTGATCTTGCTGATCCTCGGCGCGCTGATCGAGGGCACAGCTCTGATGATCGTTCTGGTGCCGCTTCTGATGCCGACGGTAAAGGCTCTGGGCATTGATCCTGTGCATTTCGGTATCATCGTGATTATCAACCTGTCGATTGGCACGCTGACACCGCCTGTTGGAACGGTCATGCTGATGGTCTGCAATATTGCGAAGGTGAGGGTGGGAGATTTCACTCGCCAGGCATTCAGCATGTATATGGCGCTGTTCATCCTGCTGGCGCTGGTCACTTACGTGCCGATTATCTCAACCTATCTGGCTCATTAG
- a CDS encoding TRAP transporter small permease: protein MKYFEKLIEWLAAVPLFILLAMFNIAVVMRYWMHQPLQWTEEMAGLLMIWIVMLGSVAAERSNQHLAIPMLVDLLSEKVRDVVNAIVSILSGLFLLYVSYAGYKLSVAAQFKVTDVLRVSYYWIDIAVPVGFVIIALYMFAGAFKSLRAAFAGGEA from the coding sequence ATGAAATACTTTGAAAAACTGATCGAATGGCTGGCTGCCGTGCCGCTGTTCATCCTGCTTGCGATGTTCAACATCGCCGTCGTCATGCGCTATTGGATGCATCAGCCATTGCAATGGACCGAGGAAATGGCCGGTCTGTTGATGATCTGGATCGTGATGCTTGGCAGTGTCGCCGCAGAACGCAGCAACCAGCATCTTGCCATTCCGATGCTCGTGGATCTGCTGTCGGAGAAGGTGCGCGATGTCGTCAACGCCATCGTCTCCATCCTGTCGGGACTGTTCCTGCTTTACGTGTCCTATGCCGGTTACAAGCTTTCGGTTGCGGCTCAGTTCAAAGTGACTGACGTGCTGCGGGTCTCTTATTACTGGATAGATATCGCTGTGCCGGTCGGCTTCGTCATTATCGCTCTTTATATGTTTGCAGGCGCATTCAAATCCTTGCGCGCCGCTTTTGCGGGAGGCGAGGCATGA